A region from the Acyrthosiphon pisum isolate AL4f chromosome A1, pea_aphid_22Mar2018_4r6ur, whole genome shotgun sequence genome encodes:
- the LOC100168146 gene encoding vacuolar protein sorting-associated protein 13 isoform X2 has product MVFESLVADVLNRFIGEYVENLDSSQLNIGIWGGDVVLRDLKLKETCLDSLDLPVRTIYGHLGKLVLKIPWKNLYSGSVEASIDSLFLLVVPTQDVTYDAEKEEKNKQTAKQNEILRIENIKLLDQQKNKLDQDNVKDSFVEKLATQIIRNVQVNIKTIHIRYEDRVTFPNNPFSFGCTLYDITSHSTDSNWNRFIDKGQDPLAMIFKIISMEGYAVYWNSKGNLFTEQPRETYNESFINGIPKKDVLPDGYEYLLGPINAKAKMKMNPKPELDGSDYTIPKYSIYIDMESLNIRISKTQYQHLIMAAESLDRLTKAMPYRKYRPLIKEYKGNYKEWWKFAYKCVLEEDVRRIHRNWDWVHMSSHRKLIKEYSILYRQKLESKKPSTITLNRISELENNLDVMNIILTRQRVENIVEREGKIQEEIKKVEAERGWFSFWRSKNDNDKEKEKDIIKQFEEVMNVSEKEKLYKAIGYQESSATTIYPETFIDTIFKFCLHTLEISVFDEEFTSTQKVLTVCFKEFSLELQRRLTANAIKVEASGETLSVLGLQQLNTIPKLIISKSFDQYKSAQDLACSQSVDQDSIDRQKYLFSLLFETNPLDQICDSRVILSFRPLKMVYDAQTIIKIMNIFTIQQSNVTTQLQAAAGTKLAEIKEKSALGMQHIIEEHKRLELKIDMMPSYIVIPHGGFYRKNQSLLVFNLGCLKIKSKPQTTDNLVSIHSMHKKGASQSEVLQEIVSRSYDRYYIELENAQILIANKGDKWKNKFNESFQNELYILKPTTVSIQVEKCLITDDPRLPLLKVTGELPAIDIKIAENRILDALSVFLSVPLPKKAQESDNDPHDFDILGSAMSLRQKIDSFNMTRNLTSQRKEAEKSSDVNVQFTSLDVKLVLKRLSIKVLSYDDKGSWLSPLLDFNLLTLELSLTQQSFNTSIALKLGRLFLAQYYKDTIIPLVDTPNEDENQYLLLMKYTLVDKNSPEFNTNDNVLQLLELNFTKLLATANRDALLYFFDWMNNVSSNITNMQKQYNYISESPPQVQKPIKLKRMHLVSNALSTILEESAASKVLQLNKKISEDKDIKDFKLVAKIGEIQLIIVSEAEDLAHMLITKLESCVEIKKSDIKIDAKLRNISVFDPSSDTIYKHIIHVAENDEALKFQMIMYNEQYLIDYDSPEIFMLISSGCIKCVFLNRFMTKLLSFINHFQAGKAAVYEAGAAAVATAKMNVKSATRVALKINLKAPVIVVPQNSFSLEALCFDFGYLSITNSFLVISKGTDHIPAVIDQLSLNLQNLKISRVKLNDCIKSFVFDCLLLQPITFSLIVKRNLSSAWYTDHPDFDIVAKFDSIKVTVSHIDYILVMKVLNENLSEGKDDLTPTNNQPYLSTSQNDSNEIKVIVDVEKNKSLSQDIRTLAKFEFSVKNIILELFKGGPDENGLQIKNNSMGQFMFSSLTVDGSMQTDLSLALSLYLLDVTLDDTRVNKSPGNKVVRYMERKKSDLENESLKNTIDMKYKQTLAGSDVQLKIFSFNLIFNVEYIQYLLNFFILPSQNQDLAINDVTKNAKQNITKEKPNVIEQKENNKTLMLKVQLEKPDIILVESLDDINTNAIIMNTEATLKLRMSTPTRQTINGEIKDLQLYSCCYNPIRRKDTLNQILRPVTINVIGSTPDDTCLNIDVTMTPLIISVTPANIEMLNRINQSLTEKKENLSEEPKYDEQKYEDLWNKTTFNDSEFWFLKTELGVEASNFGKDDILPILKKSEVCIISIPSIVFTIEAGIGTKTMPMLLTECTFNGSVNNWSSKLSVAGELTMQMNYYNSRLALWEPFIEPVEVESTIGTKYKPWLLELKLETFDQNLSPQEEVFQRKPTMKISLISYETIEITMTKTALEVLTSLGKAFNEAITAEIPLSKRIEAAPYVVQNNLGFDITIMISNTPFKLYNVSNSDDVGDNIILKDREQISLCLKNDDSVSDHLRQSKITERSLKIKIQENNNVTEFSLPLIKADKRYFNIKHKLSSVNEPWGLVTDTQVINGSMVVTLRSVVQIHNHFNESIFLYYKKQGKLKMIGKAKPNKPFNLPVHSIYSQTKEILFCPEKYQICVKSFIWKDIQPVMKLRAMLQCPPNQVEDRDPFFIQLLGNMEHIYFEHTDRYLMSSNCYNIHLYPTVILVNALPVNLDCLMQGDSELKTLAPGEKINLPIVEIGYSCLTLQIKYLDKYWDCKCTVEEHPDEFSIWSFTNNEDKPDTNANVINFGIRTEFHEGGTHVKTLYCPFWMINKTGKILTYKAVDDEANMLQHSSNPTEPLMWSFKKKIFFANKKAYVKVDSGQWSDKFSLDVAGNSGSIMCKTNNILYQMGVHIQLTNNSLTKQVTFTPFYITSNQCPFAIDVQEMYKLQQTWTKVDPNSCMPFWPQNITDKLNLDKIFIFRITGTLDASTPLPYYKSRSDLIRLRNKYSAVQVDIQMTEGGTYITFSPYMEGMAPALIINHTESYLKFIEHDLSEYLDEIKILPPRHKMFFAWTTPTDNPIIYWNMMQNQADLRKDGVGTFNHDDGIKVYWISFLDGIQRILMFTTDASIAEECQASSKLEIINREILVSIHSLGLSLVNNDICMELMYLRIGSSGVIWETKKLSGSRYIPMTQKECELIETSYIRYTRMLAIGENEPIVFIKELNIEVNFAENVVTKPSKKNIRRIYNTGFWLNLQSSDYTSQIHAKINNLQIDSQIDNCIFPVVFAPVPPPKTIARTERKPFVELSIVERLNKYSSVKQYKYYKMLIQEFHIKLDIGFINAIIKMTEKYELSEEERLTMFNEDLTYASKPLQSQMMTFSLQEQKNYYDMLHFSPLKIHVTFSLSGDELENIPPIINIILQSIGVTITSVQDVVLKLAFFERQYVLLNQRQLMMEAQHHYVSQLIKQLYVLVLGLDVLGNPFGLVSGFKQGVEDLFYEPFQGAIQGPEEFAEGLVLGVKSLFGHTVGGAAGAVGRITGAMGKGIAALTFDKDYQKKRQEIMNQQPSNIPAGLAQGGRGFVLGVVEGVEGVFEKPISGARSDGIKGFFKGGCKGMVGLVARPLSGALDFTSGTLNTIKRVTDTTSEVQRVRLPRFFREDKQVRPYNKREAEGYKLLKGE; this is encoded by the exons ATGGTGTTTGAATCTTTGGTGGCTGATGTGCTCAACAGGTTTATTGGTGAATATGTTGAGAATTTAGATAGTTCTCAGCTGAATATTGGAATATGGGGTG GAGATGTTGTTTTAAGAGATCTTAAACTAAAAGAAACATGTTTAGATAGTTTAGACCTACCTGTCAGAACTATTTATGGACATCTTG GCAAGTTGGTGTTAAAAATACCATGGAAAAATCTTTATAGCGGTTCAGTAGAAGCATCCATTGATAGTCTTTTCTTACTTGTTGTTCCAACACAAGATGTTACATATGATGCGGAAAAAGAagagaaaaacaaacaaacagcaaaacaaaatgaaattttaagaATAGAGAATATTAAGTTGTTggatcaacaaaaaaata aactgGATCAAGATAATGTAAAAGATTCTTTTGTTGAAAAGTTGGCTACTCAGATTATCAGAAATGTGCAagtcaatattaaaacaatcCATATTAGATATGAAGACCGAGTAACATTTCCGAATAATCCATTTTCTTTTGGTTGTACACTTTATGATATAACTTCTCATTCGACTGATTCAAATTGGAATAGATTTATTGATAAAGGCCAAGATCCACTAGCAATGATCTttaag ATTATCTCTATGGAAGGATATGCTGTTTATTGGAATTCTAAAGGTAATTTATTCACCGAACAACCAAGAGAAACATACAATGAGTCTTTCATAAATGGAATACCAAAGAAAGATGTTCTACCTGATGGTTATGAATATt tgttggGTCCAATTAACGCTAAAgctaaaatgaaaatgaatccAAAACCAGAATTAGATGGTAGTGATTATACAATaccaaaatattctatttatattgaCATGGAAAGCTTAAACataa GAATTAGTAAAACTCAATATCAACATTTGATTATGGCTGCAGAATCTTTAGATCGTTTAACTAAAGCAATGCCTTATAGAAAATACCGACCAttaattaaagaatataaaGGAAACTATAAAGaatg gtGGAAGTTTGCATATAAGTGTGTATTGGAAGAAGATGTAAGAAGGATACATAGAAATTGGGACTGGGTTCACATGAGTTCACATAGGAAATTAATTAAAGAGTATAGTATTCTTTACAGACAAAAACTAGAATCAAAAAAACCATCAACTATAACATTGAATAGAATATCtgaattggaaaataatttagatgtgatgaatattattttgaccaGACAAAGAGTAGAAAATATA gTGGAAAGAGAAGGAAAAATTcaagaagaaataaaaaaagtagaaGCAGAACGAGGATGGTTCAGTTTTTGGCGTTCcaaaaatgataatgataaagaaaaagaaaaagatatta ttaaACAATTTGAAGAAGTTATGAATGTTAGTGAAAAAGAAAAGTTGTATAAAGCAATAGGTTATCAAGAAAGTTCAGCTACAACAATATATCCCGAAACATTTATAgacacaatatttaaattttgtttacatacATTAGAAATATCTGTTTTCGACGAAGAATTTACATCTACACAAAAAGTTTTGACTGTCTGTTTTAAAGAATTTTCATTGGAACTTCAAAGAAGATTAACAGCTAATGCTATTAA AGTGGAAGCTTCTGGTGAAACATTATCAGTATTAGGTTtacaacaattaaatacaataccAAAACTTATTATCTCTAAATCATTTGATCAATACAAAAGCGCTCAAGATTTAGCATGTAGCCAAAGCGTTGATCAAGATAGTATTGATAGACAAAAGTATTTATTCAGTTTGTTGTTTGAAACAAATCCTCTTGATCAAATTTGTGATAGTAGAGTAATATTGTCATTTAGACCTTTAAAAATGGTCTATGATGCccaaactataattaaaattatgaatatatttacaatacaacAATCAAATGTTACAACACA atTACAAGCTGCAGCTGGTACAAAACTAGCTGAAATCAAAGAAAAATCTGCTCTAGGTATGCAACATATCATAGAAGAACATAAAAGGCTTGAATTAAAGATTGATATGATGCCATCTTACATTGTTATACCACATGGTGGATTTTACAGAAa AAACCAgtctttattagtttttaatttaggttgtttgaaaataaaatccaaaccACAAACTACAGATAATTTAGTAAGTATACATTCAATGCATAAAAAGGGAGCATCACAATCTGAAGTTTTACAAGAAATTGTAAGTCGTAGCTATGATCGCTATTACATTGAATTAGAAAATGCTCAA atattaattgCTAATAAAGGTGACAagtggaaaaataaatttaatgaatcatTTCAAAATGAACTTTATATTCTGAAGCCAACCACTGTATCTATTCaagttgaaaaatgtttaataactgATGATCCTCGTTTACCATTACTGAAGGTGACTGGAGAACTACCAGCTATTGACATAAAAATTGCag AAAATCGCATTTTGGATGCTCTATCAGTGTTTTTAAGTGTTCCTTTACCAAAAAAAGCCCAAGAATCAGACAATGATCctcat gATTTTGATATACTTGGTTCAGCAATGTCATTACGTCAAAAAATTGATTCATTCAATATGACCAGAAATTTAACCAGCCAAAGAAAAGAAGCAGAAAAATCTTCCGATGTAAATGTGCAATTTACATCATTAGATGTTAAATTAGTTCTCAAAC GCTTGTCAATTAAAGTATTATCTTATGATGACAAAGGTTCTTGGTTAAGTCCATTATTAGACTTTAATTTACTTACCCTTGAACTGTCATTAACACAGCAATCATTTAATACGAGTATTGCTTTGAAATTGGGTAGACTATTTTTAGCTCAGTATTATAAAGACACTATTATACCCTTAGTTGACACACCAAATGAAGATGAAAACCAGTACCTCTTACTTATGAAGTATACTCTG gTAGATAAAAACTCTCcagaatttaatacaaatgatAATGTATTGCAACTTCTTGAATTAAACTTTACTAAGTTATTAGCAACAGCTAATAGAGATGCATTGCTTTACTTTTTTGATTGGATGAATAATGTTAGTTCTAATATAACAAACATgcaaaaacagtataattatatCTCAGAATCTCCGCCGCAAGTTCAAAAACCTATCAAACTTAAAAGAATGCATTTAGTTTCTAATGCATTGTCAACTATTCTTGAAGAATCTGCTGCAAGTAAAGTTCTTCAAT tgaataaaaaaatatctgaggATAAAGACatcaaagattttaaattagtagCTAAAATAGGGGAAATACAACTTATAATTGTATCTGAAGCTGAAGATTTAGCTCATATGCTTATAACTAAACTTGAGTCAtgtgttgaaataaaaaaatcagataTTAAAATTGATGCTAAATTACGAAATATTAGTGTTTTTGATCCATCATcagatacaatttataaacat ATTATTCATGTTGCTGAAAATGACGAAGCTTTGAAATTTCAAATGATAATGTATAATGAACAATATCTTATTGATTATGATTCACCAgaaatttttatgttaatttcatCAGGgtgtataaaatgtgtatttttaaatcgttttatGACCAAGTTAttg AGCTTTATAAATCATTTCCAAGCTGGAAAAGCTGCTGTTTATGAAGCCGGGGCTGCTGCTGTAGCTACCGCTAAAATGAATGTGAAATCTGCTACTCGTGTTGCTCTTAAAATAAATCTgaaa gcTCCAGTCATTGTAGTACCACAAAACTCTTTTAGTTTGGAAGCATTATGTTTTGATTTTGGATATTTATCTATTACAAACTCATTTTTGGTTATTTCCAAAGGAACTGATCATATTCCAGCAGTTATTGATCAATTgagtttaaatttacaaaatcttaaaatatctag agtaAAATTGAATGATTGTATCAAATCTTTTGTGTTTGACTGTCTATTGTTACAACCTATTACATTTTCGCTTAttgtaaaacgtaatttatcATCAGCATGGTATACCGATCACCCAGATTTTGATATTGTGGCTAAATTTGACTCCatcaaa GTAACTGTTAGTcatattgattacattttagtaATGAAAGTATTAAATGAAAATCTAAGTGAGGGAAAAGATGACTTGACTCCAACAAATAACCAACCTTATTTAAGCACATCTCAAAATGATTCAAATG agatCAAAGTAATTGTTgatgtggaaaaaaataaatctttgtcTCAAGATATCAGAACGTTagctaaatttgaattttctgtaaaaaatattatactagagCTATTTAAAGGAGGTCCTGATGAG aATGGCTtacaaattaagaataatagtaTGGGACAATTTATGTTTTCCTCATTAACTGTGGATGGATCAATGCAGACAGATCTTTCATTAGCTTTGTCATTATACTTGTTAGATGTAACACTAGATGATACACGAGTAAATAAATCTCCAGGAAATAAGGTAGTACGTTATATGGAGAGAAAAAAGAGTGATCTTGAAAATGAAAgcttaaaaaatactattgacATGAAGTACAAGCAAACCCTTGCTGGATCagatg TTCAGCtgaaaatttttagttttaatttaatatttaatgtggaGTATATTCAATACTTGTTGAATTTCTTTATATTGCCATCTCAAAATCAAGATTTAGCTATAAATGATGTAACAAAAAAtgccaaacaaaatataacg AAAGAGAAACCAAATGTCAtagaacaaaaagaaaacaataagaCACTTATGTTAAAAGTACAATTAGAAAAACctgatattatattggttgaaaGTTTAGATGACATCAATACAAATGcaattattatgaat actgAAGCCACATTGAAACTGCGTATGTCTACCCCAACTCGTCAAACTATAAATGGAGAAATTAAAGATTTGCAATTGTATTCTTGCTGCTATAATCCTATTAGAAGAAAAGATACATTGAatcaa atattaagACCAGTTACTATAAATGTTATTGGTTCAACACCTGATGATACTTGCCTTAACATTGATGTAACAATGACTCCTTTGATAATATCAGTTACACCAG cCAATATTGAAATGTTAAATCGTATCAATCAAAGcttaactgaaaaaaaagaaaatttatccGAAGAACCAAAGTATgatgaacaaaaatatgaagATTTGTGGAATAAAACTACGTTTAATGATTCAGAATTCTGGTTTTTAAAAACTG AGTTAGGTGTGGAAGCTAGTAATTTTGGCAAAGatgatatattacctatattaaagaaAAGTGAagtttgtataatatcaattcCTTCAATAGTTTTTACTATTGAAGCAGGAATTGGCACCAAGACAATGCCAATGTTATTAACAGAGTGTACGTTTAATGGTTCTGTAAATAATTGGAGCTCTAAG ttatctgTTGCGGGAGAGTTAACAATgcaaatgaattattataacagtcgaTTAGCTCTTTGGGAGCCATTTATTGAGCCTGTTGAAGTTGAATCTACTATTGGTACTAAATATAAACCATGGTTACTCGAGCTGAAG ttggaGACTTTTGACCAAAACTTAAGTCCTCAAGAAGAAGTATTTCAAAGGAAGCCAACAATGAAAATTTCTTTGATATCATAT gAAACTATTGAAATAACAATGACGAAAACTGCGTTAGAAGTTCTAACCAGTTTAGGTAAAGCTTTTAATGAAGCAATTACAGCAGAAATACCACTTTCAAAAAGAATTGAAGCAGCTCCATATGTTGTTCAGAACAATCTTGGATTTGATATAACTATCATGATATCAAATACAccgtttaaa ttatacaatGTAAGTAACAGTGACGACGttggtgataatattattctaaaagaTCGAGAACAGATCAGTCTTTGTCTTAAAAATGATGATTCAGTATCAGATCATTTACGTCAGAGTAAAATAACTGAaagatctttaaaaattaag attcaggaaaataataatgttacagaATTTAGTTTACCATTAATAAAGGCCGacaaaagatattttaatattaaacataaactaAGTTCTGTAAATGAACCCTGGGGATTAGTAACTGACACTCAAGTAATTAATGGCAGCATGGTTGTAACATTGAGAAGTGTTGTTCaa aTTCATAATCACTTCAATGAAAgcatatttctttattataagaaacaaggaaaattgaaaatgatcgGTAAAGCAAAACCTAACAAACCATTCAATTTACCCGTTCATTCAATTTATTCACAAaccaaagaaatattattttgtccagAGAA ATATCAAATATGCGTTAAATCTTTTATTTGGAAAGATATCCAACCAGTTATGAAATTACGTGCAATGCTACAGTGTCCACCAAATCAAGTTGAGGACAGAGATCCATTTTTTATACAA ttattaggaaATATGGAACACATATATTTTGAGCACACCGATCGATATTTGATGTCTAGTAATtgctataatattcatttatatccTACAGTTATATTAGTCAATGCTCTACCAGTAAATTTAGATTGTTTAATGCAAGGTGATTCTGAATTAAAAACATTAGCTCCTGgagaaaaaataaacttaccAATTGTGGAAATTGGATATTCTTGTCTTACATTGCAG ataaaatatttagataaatattggGATTGCAAATGTACTGTTGAGGAACATCCAGATGAATTTTCCATTTGGTCATTCACAAATAATGAAGATAAACCTGATACAAAtgcaaatgttataaattttggCATACGAACTGAATTTCACGAAGGAGGAACACATGTCAAAACACTTTATTGTCCATTTTGGATGATCAACAAGACTGGAAAAATTCTTACTTATAAG gctGTTGATGATGAGGCAAACATGTTACAACATTCATCAAATCCTACAGAACCTTTAATGtggtcatttaaaaaaaagatattttttgcTAATAAAAAAGCTTATGTTAAAGTTGATTCAGGTCAATGGTCTGATAAATTTTCTTTGGATGTGGCCGGAAACTCTGGATCAATTAtgtgtaaaacaaataacattctATATCAG atgGGCGTACACATCCAACTTACTAACAATTCTTTAACAAAACAAGTTACATTTACTCCATTTTACATCACATCCAATCAATGTCCATTTGCTATTGACGTTCAAGAAATGTATAAGTTACAACAAACTTGGACTaaa GTGGATCCAAATAGCTGTATGCCATTTTGGCCTCAAAACATTACAGATAAACTGAATttagacaaaatatttatttttcgtataacTGGTACATTAGATGCATCTACACCATTGCCATATTATAAATCAAGAAGTGATTTAATACGTCTCcgtaataaa tatagtgCTGTTCAAGTGGATATTCAGATGACAGAAGGTGGAACTTACATCACATTTAGTCCATACATGGAAGGAATGGCACCTgctttaattataaatcatacagAAAGTTACCTAAAGTTTATTGAACACGATTTATCAGAATATTTAGACGAAAT aaaaatattaccACCTAggcataaaatgttttttgcaTGGACTACTCCAACAGATAACCCTATTATTTATTGGAATATGATGCAGAATCAAGCAGATTTAAGAAAA GATGGTGTGGGGACATTCAATCATGATGATGGTATAAAAGTGTATTGGATTTCGTTTTTAGATGGTATACAACGTATTCTTATGTTTACTACTGATGCCAGTATTGCTGAAGAATGTCAAGCTTCGAGTaaacttgaaataataaatagagaAATATTAGTTTCTATacattcattaggtttatcatTAGTGAATAATGATATTTGTATGGAATTGATGTACTTGAGAATTGGaag TTCTGGAGTAATAtgggaaacaaaaaaattaagtggTTCTCGTTACATACCAATGACACAGAAAGAATGTGAACTAATTGAAACATCTTATATACGCTATACTAGAATGTTGGCCATTGGCGAAAATGAACCCATTGTCTTCATAAAAGAATTGAATATTGAG gtgaATTTTGCTGAAAATGTTGTTACAAAaccttctaaaaaaaatattagacgaATTTACAATACTGGATTTTGGCTTAATTTGCAGTCCTCTGATTATACATCTCAGATACatgctaaaataaataacttacaaaTTGATAGTCAAATAGATAATTGTATTTTCCCTGTTGTATTTGCTCCTGTACCACCACCAAAAACAATTGCAAGAACAG aacgaAAGCCATTTGTGGAGCTTAGTATTGTAGAACGATTGAATAAATACAGTTcagttaaacaatataaatattataaaatgcttaTTCAAGAATTTCATATCAAACTTGATATTGGTTTTATCAatgctataataaaaatgacaGAAAAATATGAACTCTCTGAAGAAGAAAGG ttaactaTGTTCAATGAAGATTTAACATATGCCAGTAAGCCATTGCAATCTCAAATGATGACTTTTTCTTTACAAGAACAAaagaattattatgatatgctTCATTTTTCACCACTTAAG atacatgTTACATTTTCATTAAGTGGAGATGAATTAGAAAATATTCctccaattattaatataatcttgcAGAGTATTGGTGTTACTATTACTAGTGTTCAAGATGTTGTTTTAAA GTTGGCATTTTTTGAAAGACAATATGTTTTGCTTAATCAGCGTCAATTGATGATGGAAGCTCAACATCACTATGTCAGTCAACTAATAAAACAACTTTATGTGCTTGTCTTGGGTCTTGATGTATTGGGAAATCCGTTTGGTCTGGTATCAGGCTTTAAGCAAGGAGTTGAAGATTTATTTTATGAGCCTTtccaa ggtGCAATTCAAGGCCCTGAAGAATTTGCCGAAGGATTAGTATTGGGTGTAAAGAGTTTATTTGGACATACAGTTGGAGGTGCAGCAGGAGCAGTTGGAAGAATAACTGGAGCCAtgg ggAAAGGTATTGCTGCTTTAACATTTGACAAAGATTATCAAAAGAAACGACAAGAAATAATGAATCAGCAACCAAGTAATATACCAGCTGGTTTAGCACAAGGGGGTCGAGGTTTTGTtttg ggCGTTGTGGAAGGTGTAGAAGGTGTCTTTGAAAAACCTATCAGCGGTGCTCGTAGTGATGGCATTAAAGGATTTTTCAAGGGAGGTTGTAAAGGAATGGTTGGCCTTGTAGCCAGACCTTTATCTGGAGCATTAGATTTTACTAGTGGAACTTTGAACACCATAAAACG